A window of the Kineosporia sp. NBRC 101731 genome harbors these coding sequences:
- a CDS encoding FCD domain-containing protein, giving the protein MKVGDAVAREILSRITRQRLAPGTRLPPEAQMMAEYRVGRSTLREALRILEVNGLIAIRPGPGGGPMVREFSAHDFGRTASLFLQSRGLTLRELLEARLLLEPVAARLAATRRSPQDAARLGLTATIADPLQDAEYRRATDDFHTLVVETASSGVIGMFALALKEIFRVRVRELIVPTADRAGILHVHGQIADAIRDGRAQEAERLMGDHMSDYARRIEESHPALMDEVVDWMQ; this is encoded by the coding sequence GTGAAGGTCGGCGACGCCGTGGCCCGCGAGATCCTGAGCCGGATCACGCGGCAACGCCTCGCGCCCGGCACCCGTCTGCCACCCGAGGCGCAGATGATGGCGGAGTACCGGGTCGGCCGCAGCACCCTGCGCGAAGCCCTGCGCATCCTCGAGGTCAACGGGTTGATCGCGATCCGGCCGGGGCCCGGTGGCGGCCCGATGGTGCGGGAGTTCTCGGCTCATGACTTCGGTCGCACGGCCTCGTTGTTCCTGCAGTCGCGCGGCCTGACCCTGCGCGAGCTGCTCGAGGCCCGGCTGCTCCTGGAACCGGTCGCCGCGCGACTCGCGGCCACCCGCCGCTCCCCGCAGGACGCGGCCCGGCTCGGGCTGACCGCGACCATCGCCGACCCCCTGCAAGACGCCGAGTATCGCCGGGCCACAGATGATTTCCACACCCTGGTGGTGGAGACGGCGAGCAGCGGCGTGATCGGGATGTTCGCGCTCGCCCTGAAGGAGATCTTCCGCGTCCGGGTGCGGGAACTGATCGTGCCGACTGCCGACCGGGCGGGCATCCTGCACGTCCACGGGCAGATCGCCGACGCGATCCGGGACGGCCGGGCGCAGGAGGCGGAGCGGCTGATGGGCGATCACATGAGCGACTACGCCCGCCGGATCGAGGAGAGCCATCCGGCACTGATGGACGAGGTCGTCGACTGGATGCAGTGA